The following coding sequences are from one Rathayibacter sp. SW19 window:
- a CDS encoding RNA polymerase sigma factor, with the protein MSTTQHVRNASMSTTQPEPRVMPPAPRARGVKGVSMATQTTKAPANRATTKAAATKTVAPVKADAPTTAPTKTAPATTAPAKTAATKTSATKTPATKTAATKTAATKTAATKTPATKTATPATKRRASAKATAEGVLDDEQAHEPETDEATAADDTDTADEAVALPTGALVLRAVDEDDDVPVYSATITGATADPVKDYLKQIGKVALLNAAEEVELAMRIEAGLFAEDKLANSQGLSKELERELRWVARDGQRAKSHLLGANLRLVVSLAKRYTGRGMQFLDLIQEGNLGLIRAVEKFDYTKGFKFSTYATWWIRQAITRAMADQARTIRIPVHMVEVINKLARVQRQMLQDLGREPTPEELSRELDMTPEKVVEVQKYGREPISLHTPLGEDGDSEFGDLIEDTEAVVPADAVGFTMLQKQLESLLDSLSEREAGVIRMRFGLGDGMPKTLDQIGDTFGVTRERIRQIESKTMAKLRHPSRSQSLRDYLE; encoded by the coding sequence ATGTCCACAACACAGCATGTCCGCAACGCAAGCATGTCCACAACACAACCTGAGCCGCGAGTGATGCCGCCTGCACCACGGGCGCGCGGTGTGAAAGGTGTATCCATGGCAACCCAAACCACCAAGGCTCCCGCGAATCGTGCAACAACCAAGGCCGCCGCGACCAAGACGGTTGCGCCGGTGAAGGCTGACGCCCCCACGACAGCGCCCACCAAGACAGCGCCCGCCACGACAGCGCCCGCCAAGACGGCAGCGACCAAGACCTCCGCGACGAAGACCCCGGCCACCAAGACGGCAGCCACCAAGACTGCAGCCACCAAGACTGCAGCGACCAAGACCCCAGCGACGAAGACGGCCACTCCTGCCACGAAGCGGCGCGCCAGCGCCAAGGCTACCGCCGAAGGCGTGCTCGATGACGAGCAGGCTCACGAGCCAGAGACGGACGAGGCAACGGCTGCTGACGACACTGACACTGCGGACGAGGCAGTCGCGCTTCCGACCGGAGCGCTTGTTCTGCGCGCCGTCGACGAGGACGATGACGTTCCGGTTTACTCTGCCACGATCACCGGTGCGACAGCCGACCCGGTCAAGGACTACTTGAAGCAGATCGGCAAGGTCGCTCTGCTGAACGCGGCCGAAGAGGTCGAGTTGGCAATGAGGATTGAGGCCGGCCTGTTCGCGGAGGACAAGCTCGCCAACAGCCAGGGGCTCTCCAAGGAACTCGAGCGCGAGCTGCGCTGGGTCGCCCGCGACGGGCAACGCGCCAAGAGCCACCTGCTCGGTGCGAACCTGCGCCTCGTCGTGTCGCTGGCCAAGCGGTACACGGGTCGTGGCATGCAGTTCTTGGATTTGATCCAGGAGGGCAACCTCGGTTTGATCCGCGCTGTGGAAAAGTTCGACTACACGAAGGGCTTCAAGTTCTCGACGTATGCGACCTGGTGGATTCGCCAGGCGATCACGCGCGCCATGGCCGACCAGGCCCGCACCATCCGTATTCCCGTGCACATGGTCGAGGTCATCAACAAACTTGCCCGCGTCCAGCGGCAAATGCTCCAGGATCTCGGCCGCGAACCCACTCCGGAGGAGCTCAGCCGCGAACTCGACATGACCCCTGAGAAGGTCGTCGAGGTTCAGAAGTACGGCCGGGAGCCGATCTCTCTGCACACCCCGCTCGGCGAAGACGGCGACAGTGAATTCGGCGATCTGATCGAAGACACCGAAGCAGTCGTTCCGGCAGACGCGGTCGGCTTCACAATGCTGCAGAAGCAACTGGAAAGCCTGCTCGACTCGCTGTCCGAACGTGAAGCAGGCGTAATTCGCATGCGTTTCGGTCTCGGTGATGGCATGCCGAAGACGCTGGACCAGATCGGTGACACGTTCGGAGTGACACGCGAACGCATCCGCCAGATCGAGTCGAAGACGATGGCAAAGCTGCGCCACCCGTCCCGTTCGCAGTCGCTGCGCGACTACCTCGAGTAG
- a CDS encoding MFS transporter produces MNSRRAWIVFGVGVFAYLAAVMQRTSIGVAGVAATDRFHTSAAVLSTLAVVQLVVYAAMQVPVGVLIDRVGSRWLMASGTLLMVVGQVTVALAPTIGIAVIGRILVGAGDATIFISLIRLVSSWFRGRIVPQLSQWVGNIGQLGQVLSAVPFAIILHQSGWTTAFLSAASLSVLAGLGILAFIADRPKDSTEGPRPASWRQSMHQLGISLRRPGTQLGFWSHFTTQSSGAVFSLMWGYPFMVFALGYSAELASALLIVIVVAGMVFGPLLGILTARHPLRRSNIVLGIIAAMALAWTVVLLWPGTPPLWLVIALLVVVGAGGPGSLIGFDFARTSNPLHNLGSANGIVNVGGFLASFVMVFLIGVVLDLLNHNAGQPGSDAATLYTLGSFRWAFAVQYLVIGIGVGFLLSARRRTRRKLTEDEGIEVGPLWVAINEAWRRRR; encoded by the coding sequence CCGTCGCGCCTGGATCGTATTCGGCGTCGGCGTATTCGCCTACCTGGCTGCCGTGATGCAGCGCACGTCGATCGGCGTCGCCGGGGTGGCCGCGACCGATCGGTTCCACACGAGCGCTGCGGTGTTGTCAACACTTGCCGTCGTGCAGCTTGTCGTCTATGCGGCCATGCAGGTGCCCGTCGGAGTTCTGATCGACCGCGTGGGCTCTCGCTGGTTGATGGCATCCGGCACGCTGTTGATGGTCGTCGGGCAGGTCACCGTCGCACTTGCGCCGACGATCGGTATTGCGGTGATCGGGCGGATCCTGGTCGGCGCCGGCGACGCGACAATATTCATCTCGCTCATCCGCTTGGTCAGTTCATGGTTTCGCGGCAGGATCGTGCCGCAATTGTCGCAGTGGGTCGGCAATATTGGTCAGCTCGGCCAGGTGCTGTCTGCGGTGCCGTTCGCGATCATCCTGCATCAATCCGGATGGACGACCGCTTTTCTCAGCGCAGCCTCATTATCCGTGCTGGCCGGGCTCGGCATCCTCGCATTCATCGCCGACCGTCCGAAGGATTCGACCGAGGGTCCGCGACCTGCTTCGTGGCGCCAGTCGATGCATCAACTTGGGATCAGTCTGCGCCGGCCCGGCACCCAACTCGGCTTCTGGTCGCACTTCACCACGCAATCGTCCGGCGCGGTTTTCAGTTTGATGTGGGGCTATCCGTTCATGGTCTTCGCACTTGGCTACAGCGCGGAGCTCGCCTCAGCCCTGCTGATCGTGATCGTCGTCGCAGGCATGGTCTTCGGGCCGCTCCTCGGAATCTTGACCGCGAGGCATCCGCTGCGTCGCAGCAACATTGTGCTCGGCATCATCGCCGCGATGGCACTCGCCTGGACTGTCGTCTTGCTCTGGCCGGGAACACCGCCGCTCTGGCTCGTCATTGCGCTTTTGGTGGTCGTCGGGGCTGGCGGCCCCGGTTCGTTGATCGGCTTCGATTTCGCTCGCACCTCCAACCCGCTGCACAATCTCGGCTCTGCCAATGGAATCGTGAACGTGGGTGGCTTCCTGGCCAGCTTCGTGATGGTGTTCTTGATCGGCGTCGTGCTCGACTTGCTCAACCACAACGCCGGTCAACCGGGTTCGGATGCCGCGACGCTGTACACGCTCGGATCCTTTCGGTGGGCTTTCGCGGTGCAATATCTGGTCATCGGAATCGGCGTGGGCTTCCTGCTCTCGGCACGTCGCAGGACTCGTCGCAAGCTGACCGAAGACGAGGGAATAGAAGTGGGTCCATTGTGGGTTGCAATCAACGAGGCATGGCGGCGTCGGCGGTAG